A window of Glycine soja cultivar W05 chromosome 2, ASM419377v2, whole genome shotgun sequence genomic DNA:
AACAGCCCaagacattgatagtctttctttttctggcattttccttttctattttgtcCAATCATAGATAAGGTTTTGACTTGTACAATAAAGAGAAATGTAGAAGCTTTGTACTTCATGTAGTATGAGGCGAACGAAGAGACATGTAGAAGCTTTGTACTTCATCTCCTTCTATATAGCgcaattaatttaaattgagcTTAATTCTAACGCGAGGGACCTAGCTAGAAGGCTTATACAGGCCTGAGATgtacaaaagaaaatgatttggaTCAAACTTTTTATCCTGGACCAAAAATTCAGCTGGCCATTATCTTTGACAATGAGtagtcttttgtttttggtgaATGGTCTGATTCTGAAGCTTAGGTTGTGGGGGGAAAAAGGCTACGTCATTCTTACTTGCAGGGATATTATCGGGTGGGGGCACAACTATAAAATATactacaaaaagaaatgttaataaaatattctttaacttttaaatCCACCTTTTATGATCTGAAATTTATTAGTAAAAGCtacaaatttattatcttttattttatttttttatctaatgaacttgtcttttgattttataatttttacaaatttaatcaataatatatatatcttattccaaaaaaatgtattactaataatatttcatattttcatttaaatataaatggtGTTGTTAGATTAAGACAGGACGTAAGCTTATAGATATATTTGGAAATTGGGATCCAGAGTTGGCATGTGTGTGCGGTTGTGTTCGTTTTCGTACTGCGACCTCTACACCAGTACCAGGTGTGGTGACCTTATCATCAAATGAGGTGAGGGCCAACATTCCTTAATTTGAGACTCTCTCCTCTCCTCTCCTCTCACCCTTTCAGGCATGGTGTTTAGCTTTTTGGGTTAAGAGAAATTAATTACTGTTGTTCGCTTTGCTTTCATTGCACAAGGTTGGGGGTAGAAATGGAATGGGACAGGTTAAGTATTGTATGCCATGAACTTgacttgtgtttttctttttttattaagatattttaattattataataatttaattgttatcatattttatttacattttagataattataaattagtGTGAAATTAACTCATATGTGTTGTATGTGCGTGTACAATCGACTCATTTGATGGAGGGGTATCACGTTTGCAACagttcataaaaaatttaagtgcATAGAACTTAAATTGAAATAGTGTTAACAGCTTTATTGATATTAGAATTAATTTAAGACAACCATTGACTTAATATAAAGATGCTAGAAAATAAACTTAcacaataaaaatcataatagaTAAAAGACTTAAATAAAAGATACACATGAACACTGCATATGCCTCGCGGTTTTGGATATACAAAAGATAGGAAGTAGTTATTATGGTTAATGTAGAGAATAAAAACGTAGGGACCGTCACATCAGGGTCAAAATATGAAGCAGCAGCATGTTTGTTCAGTGGAATTTATTTGGGGTATATATGGGTGAGGGTGTCTACTGTAGCAAGCACATCATTTTGTCCTGGAATCTATTATTTCCAATGTGCTAagattgatgattttttttaataatattcatttagcctatatataaaaaaaaaggaaaccggATATTGTCATATTGTTCCATACCAATTTACCACTACATACACTGAAAACGGATATACAGCTAGCCAAAATCTGATTCAGCCACATTCCAAATATCTAATCAAGAAAGAATCATCAAGGCTTTGAATGGtgaaattttaacttaaaaaccaTTCAAAAGTGCCACAGCACATATCTACATTTGCTGGACAAAAGAGATCtacatcaaaaaaaaaaaaaaaaaacataattgcaCTCATCACTACACTACTGCTTAGAATCAAAAGACCCGCCCTCATCATCCAAAATGGCACCACCTGAATCATTAGAATTTTTCACTGCTTCCAAATTCCCATAGTTTTCACATAGCTCCGAATAGCCTCCACTTTCTACCTTGGATACCCCAGACAGTGATACTAATCCCATAGCAGCAATGCTGTTTGCAATAGCATTAATATCTCTGGTTCCGGTGTAAAGACCACGACTGCCAGCCACAAGGATGTTGTTTTGCTTTTCGTCTGGATTAGTTAAAATTGCTGGCAGAGTGTCCCTCATCATCTGTTGGTTACCCTGGCTTGAACCACTAAGTAGCAATCGTAGAGTCTCTCTTGCACCCTTCACCACAGCATCAGATTCAGGAATCAATGGCTTCACAAGGTTTGGATGCAATGGTGGAATGCTAGGTGACATTGCAGGGCCAGCACTCACAAGATAGCCCTGACCTGAAGAGCACACGTCAATCACTGGGACATGAACAATTGGATCACACATTAATGGTGTGAAAGTGGGAATCTGCTGAGATGGCAAGGACATTCTCACCAGTGGATCAGGGAAAAAAGGAGGAAAGTCCATGGAAGTACTAAGAGGATGTACTGGATCTAACAAGTTAGCCGATAGAGGATTGGGTAATAAAGAGGCACCTGAGGGAAAAGGCAATGTTTCAATAGATGAGTTGGGGAATTGCGTAACCGCTGCAATGGAAGGACAGGTAGAAACCCCTGGGGGACACCAACAATAGTAAGGAGAAAAAACGGGTGACATCCCGGGAAGGACCTCCCCACCCAGCCCCATGCTTGACGGAACATCACCAAGCTTTCCAAGTGAACCCAGAAAACTTGGTGAAAACTCAAGAGTTTTGGTAACTTCTGATGCTTTGTCATGATCAGAAGTGGAAGATGAATCCAAAATGTTTGTTGAATCATTTGTCAAGGTATCAACTGTTGGCTGATGATTATCACCACGACGTTTAATTTTCTCCCTGGCTGCAATCCTGTGAGAAGACAAGTTTCTTGGTGGAACCTCTTTAAAAGAACTTGATCTTGGACTAAGAATACTCTGGTAAAGAGTTGTATCTCCCTTTGCTGTCTGACCTCCAATGTTTCGTGATCGGGGAAATTTTGAAGATGAAGGGTGTGAACTTTCGGAAGCAACATTGGAGCAAGACATGGAATTAGCAGATGTTGAAGCACAGACTGAACTATCATGACTTCTGCCTCCCGTTGTCCCCACAAGAAAGGCCCGAAGCTGAGTTGCAAAGCAGTCAAGTCGTGACTTGCTAATGCCACTCAACTCAACAATGGATGGTTTTCTCTTGAGCAAATCCTTCATCTGATTCATACAAAAATGAGTTTGAtgacaaaaattattaatcattaaatatattcaaaactcCAATAAAATAGAGGAGAAACAACGAAGAATGCAGAATAAATTCATATCAAATACTACAACATTAAAATTAAGCAAATAAGTTCAATCAAGAAGAATAGCTAAAATTACCTTTCCAAGTAATTCAATTCCCAAAAGCTTGGACTTTTCAGAGCaccagaaataaaaaattctgcTATCTGGAGTCCTTACAAGGAAGGATCGGCCAGAACTATCAGTTGGGATTTCATCAACCATAACACCAGAGCATTGGGATTTGTTGGTAAGGGTGAATAATCTCTCTGTTCTACCATCATCCCCTATGAACGAGAGACGAAGATCAGAACTTGGCAGTAGTACAAGTGTCAAGTTACCCCTGTGCACAAGTTTAGATGTGATGATACCTTAGTACGGGATAAAGAAGACAGAAACAAATTAAGAAGACaaacaacatataaaaattgtataatgAAATTGTGACTAGTTATCTTCAAAACTTTAGCCCAAGAACATAACAGGTATCTTccaattaaaaattgaagttttagTTCCAAAACTCAGTCCTCATAACAGAATAGTACAGACCATGTTTCTTTACTAGAATCACAAAAATAATTGAGTCTTTTCTGGGATGTAGCTAAATTAGGAAATATACACCAAATGAATCCATCTAGTTATCCTTGTCACAGTATTTTCTCAATCAGGGTATGAAATTCCTACCAGTTGAAAAACATTCTTGTCTTTCAGGAAACGTGTTACTAAATTGAATATAATACTTGTTAGTTTTGTGGGCAGAGTCATTTGCTACCAATgacaaaatcataattaattaccaAAAGACATATTTAAGACACAAGTACGGTCATACAACtacccaagaaaaaaaaatctaaatcacTAACATATTGAACCCTTTCCATCATTTTAAATACAGATAGATAATCCACTTCAAAAAGAACAAATTAATTCTATCACTGCTTTCTACTGAGTGTTGTTTCATGTTTAGTTTAGAGCATATAAAACCAAAATCAAACACTGAATAAATTTCCCATTAAATCTCACCAAGTCAGATGATTAACAAAAGACATTCTATGAATATGTGATTATAttgatacattaattttttctttttgagggGGGTGCTCACGAAAATAACAAGTTTGGCATATCAATGCAAACACATAAAACTTACAATACATTTACATAGAAAAACACAACATACAGATATGCAAATACATGTTATACTGCTAGATTCTGTAAACTAGTCAATGTGCTGTTTTCCCTACATAAAAAGCTTCAAACCTATAGTGATCTGAAAATCTGAGcagcaattatatatataatataggaTCATGAAACTACCTTTACTTCCTCTTAATTCAGAGATCATAATAGAATACGCCCAGTTACCTACAAGTCAAAAGACATCTTTACTTGGAAGAATGAGCATATCACATTATTACCATCAATAAACTAAACTACAGACTCTAGTAATTACTACCGATCATCCAATAAACTAAGGATTTTCGCATTGCTAAATACAGATAATTAGAAGTAATGCAACAAATTTGCAATAATAGTTCATACATAACAGATATAACTGCTACTTCGATCTTAGGAACAGCCATGTAGCAAAACAAAGTGCATGAGTGATTGACTATAACCACCAGAAAAATCAATTCCACAGTTATGAACAAGGAAGATAACAAATATAAACGCAATAAAgcacatataaaataaataaataaattcaattcaaaTGATATGAAACAATTCCACATGGAGAATAAAAAATCCTTAAGTCTTTAACTTAACAGCTGCAGGACCCTGGAATCCAGTATAAATGAACTCACAGGACCCAACTATTAAGGGAAAAAACAAACATATCAAATAAGGCCTGCCCTTGTCAGGCAAATTGTTTAGCCAACGATAATTAGTCCAGGCTATTTACATACCCCACCAAAATCAGGCCTAATTTTGATCCACATTTTTCTTCCCGAACCAGAAAGCACACAATGAATTGCCGGCGGATTGTTATGGCAGTATGAATAATATAAAGTAGTTATCCAGTCGATAATTTGACTGGCTAGACATAAGAATTATTTGCATCAACAGACAATGACCGGTTTTAATCGAAGTAGAGAACAACAAAAATACACAAATCAAACACTAAGAACCAATGGAACTCTCAATGCAAATAAGTAGAGTAATCGAACaacaaaatatacaataaaaaaatcgcAAAAAGATTTATCGCATCCTTAGGGGTGGAGGGGAAGCCAAATTCCGCACaggttcaaaaattaaaatggcgTTACCTAATCGAAGTAGGGCAGAAGCGAGTCCCTTCCTTGTTGATCTTCCCGACGCGGATCGAAACAAGCGGCACGCAGAAGCATCTAGCTAACATTCCAACTTCAGATGGCTCAAAATGCTGCATATATGTTGAAAGAAACAAGGTTGGTTACAAGATGAATAAAAGAAGACGAAGTTCAGTCATCGGAACCGTCAAGAAGAAGTCTCACCTGAGTCAATTGAGCCAGCAGAGGATCTTCCGCGACGCCGCAAGCAGCGTTCATCTTCAGCAAGGGCTTCAACCGCTCGTCAGCGCGACACGCTCCCATAACTTGCATATCAAGAGCCTGAAGCCACTGCAACAACCGGTCCTCTCTATTAGTCTGCTGAATCAACAGATCGCCGT
This region includes:
- the LOC114398906 gene encoding uncharacterized protein LOC114398906, with the translated sequence MASRRERDLFHSDEIDPVDALNGEDFDDSSSVESATSGGSRTQVGLTERLTDILVDERDGDLLIQQTNREDRLLQWLQALDMQVMGACRADERLKPLLKMNAACGVAEDPLLAQLTQHFEPSEVGMLARCFCVPLVSIRVGKINKEGTRFCPTSIRGNLTLVLLPSSDLRLSFIGDDGRTERLFTLTNKSQCSGVMVDEIPTDSSGRSFLVRTPDSRIFYFWCSEKSKLLGIELLGKMKDLLKRKPSIVELSGISKSRLDCFATQLRAFLVGTTGGRSHDSSVCASTSANSMSCSNVASESSHPSSSKFPRSRNIGGQTAKGDTTLYQSILSPRSSSFKEVPPRNLSSHRIAAREKIKRRGDNHQPTVDTLTNDSTNILDSSSTSDHDKASEVTKTLEFSPSFLGSLGKLGDVPSSMGLGGEVLPGMSPVFSPYYCWCPPGVSTCPSIAAVTQFPNSSIETLPFPSGASLLPNPLSANLLDPVHPLSTSMDFPPFFPDPLVRMSLPSQQIPTFTPLMCDPIVHVPVIDVCSSGQGYLVSAGPAMSPSIPPLHPNLVKPLIPESDAVVKGARETLRLLLSGSSQGNQQMMRDTLPAILTNPDEKQNNILVAGSRGLYTGTRDINAIANSIAAMGLVSLSGVSKVESGGYSELCENYGNLEAVKNSNDSGGAILDDEGGSFDSKQ